The following proteins are co-located in the Candidatus Margulisiibacteriota bacterium genome:
- a CDS encoding DUF362 domain-containing protein, which translates to MPSKVHFIAADKINSSSLQRLFEAAGFDELVKPDELVAVKVHFGETGNKAYVKPGNISPIVEKIASLKGKPFLTDANTLYKGTRGNSVDHLATAKAHGFDFAPVIIADGLTGKSFIEVEVGLKHFKKVKIASEVLHAGTMVVLSHFKGHELTGFGGAIKNVGMGLGSRSGKQQMHADVHPAVDSEKCTGCELCTKWCPVNAIKMADGKAIIDGSRCIGCAECIVTCNFSAISMEWNGSSRSVQEKMAEYFAGAVKGKKCAYMNFIIDVSPNCDCWNFNGAPIVEDIGVLASFDPVAIDQASIDLVNNKAGTDIIKKTWPEIEHTVQLDYAQQIGLGSRKYELCQIS; encoded by the coding sequence ATGCCATCCAAAGTCCATTTTATTGCCGCAGACAAGATAAACAGCAGCAGCCTGCAGCGGCTATTTGAGGCGGCTGGCTTTGACGAACTGGTAAAGCCGGACGAGCTTGTGGCGGTAAAGGTCCATTTTGGAGAGACTGGGAACAAGGCCTATGTAAAGCCCGGCAATATCTCCCCTATTGTCGAAAAGATAGCCTCGCTTAAAGGAAAACCTTTCTTGACCGATGCCAATACGCTTTACAAAGGCACCCGGGGGAATTCTGTGGACCACCTTGCCACCGCTAAGGCGCACGGCTTTGATTTTGCCCCGGTCATTATAGCGGACGGATTAACGGGAAAAAGTTTTATCGAGGTAGAGGTCGGCCTTAAACATTTTAAAAAAGTCAAGATCGCCTCAGAAGTTCTCCATGCTGGAACAATGGTGGTCCTGTCACATTTTAAAGGACACGAATTGACAGGGTTCGGCGGGGCCATTAAGAATGTGGGGATGGGGCTGGGTTCGCGCTCCGGAAAACAGCAGATGCACGCCGATGTTCATCCCGCAGTTGACAGCGAAAAATGCACCGGCTGCGAGCTCTGCACAAAATGGTGCCCTGTTAATGCTATCAAAATGGCCGACGGAAAGGCCATTATAGACGGCAGCAGGTGCATAGGCTGTGCCGAATGCATAGTTACCTGTAATTTCTCCGCTATCTCCATGGAATGGAACGGGTCATCCAGGTCGGTACAGGAAAAAATGGCGGAGTATTTTGCCGGAGCGGTCAAAGGCAAAAAATGCGCTTACATGAACTTCATCATCGATGTGTCGCCCAATTGCGACTGCTGGAACTTTAACGGAGCCCCCATCGTTGAAGATATCGGCGTTCTGGCTTCATTTGATCCTGTTGCAATAGACCAGGCAAGCATCGATCTTGTCAATAATAAAGCCGGGACCGACATTATCAAAAAGACCTGGCCGGAGATAGAGCACACCGTTCAACTTGATTATGCGCAGCAGATAGGCCTGGGAAGCAGGAAATATGAATTATGTCAGATCTCCTAA
- a CDS encoding 3'-5' exonuclease: MSDLLKDGEFLKLEKDFPFLSRLRRQKEIDKIPYVIVDIETTGLEPKTSEIIEIGAIKTEGKTAKDVWQTLISCPQDLPPSIIQITGIYDEMLKGKPSVEQALEDFLAFSGGHVLVAHNSDFDIPFLSHHIDKHLKKKLENRIVCTLKLARKLIPGLKNYKLGTIAAHLGITAPSAHRAMGDCEVTYGLWMHLMDLLAAKDLRALDKVEELMKF, encoded by the coding sequence ATGTCAGATCTCCTAAAGGACGGGGAGTTCCTAAAACTGGAAAAGGATTTTCCTTTTCTATCCCGCCTGCGCAGGCAGAAAGAGATCGATAAGATACCTTATGTGATAGTCGACATAGAAACGACCGGGCTTGAGCCAAAGACATCCGAGATAATAGAGATAGGAGCCATCAAGACAGAAGGCAAAACGGCCAAGGATGTATGGCAGACGCTCATAAGCTGTCCGCAGGACCTTCCTCCCAGCATAATTCAAATAACCGGGATCTACGATGAAATGCTCAAGGGAAAGCCGTCTGTTGAGCAGGCGCTCGAAGATTTTCTTGCTTTTTCCGGAGGCCATGTGCTGGTTGCCCACAACAGTGATTTCGATATTCCATTTCTGAGCCACCACATCGACAAACATTTGAAAAAGAAACTGGAGAACCGTATCGTCTGCACGCTTAAACTGGCAAGAAAACTCATCCCCGGACTCAAGAACTATAAACTTGGGACCATCGCCGCACATCTGGGGATCACGGCGCCATCCGCCCACAGGGCAATGGGGGACTGCGAGGTGACCTACGGGCTGTGGATGCATTTGATGGACTTGCTTGCCGCAAAGGACCTTCGAGCGCTCGACAAGGTTGAAGAGCTGATGAAGTTCTGA
- the pta gene encoding phosphate acetyltransferase produces the protein MEFLENVWTKAKKLEKRIILPETEDLRVLKAAELISKSKLAKVILVGNTVEIHRNTAENSIDISASEIAEPDKHPKLDRYAEIYAKNMEKRKHPVSFEEAKDLLKKDFPFFGAMMLAEGDADGMVSGASHETAHTIKAAVYSAGLKPGISILSSFFAMVLKDRSVVPGGVLFYADCGVVPEPDEKQLADIAISTASSFRKLVGKEPRIAMLSFSTKGSGRAKSVDKVAAATKLAQEKEPSLQIDGELQADAALIVSVGKKKAPESKIAGRANVLIFPDLGAGNIAYKLTERLAGAMALGPLFQGCAKAINDLSRGCSVDDIVNVAAITAVQAD, from the coding sequence ATGGAATTTCTGGAAAATGTCTGGACAAAAGCCAAAAAGCTGGAAAAAAGGATAATACTTCCGGAAACCGAAGACCTCAGGGTGCTAAAGGCCGCGGAACTCATCTCAAAAAGCAAACTTGCAAAGGTGATCCTTGTAGGAAATACAGTAGAAATACACAGAAATACGGCAGAAAATTCAATAGACATCTCGGCTTCTGAAATAGCGGAACCTGACAAACACCCAAAACTGGACAGGTACGCGGAGATCTATGCCAAGAACATGGAAAAGCGCAAACACCCTGTCTCGTTCGAGGAAGCAAAGGACCTTTTAAAGAAAGACTTCCCCTTCTTTGGCGCTATGATGCTTGCCGAAGGAGATGCCGACGGGATGGTGTCGGGAGCCAGCCATGAGACAGCGCACACGATAAAGGCGGCTGTTTATTCGGCAGGACTTAAGCCGGGCATTTCCATATTATCCAGCTTTTTTGCTATGGTGCTTAAAGACCGGTCGGTCGTTCCGGGCGGTGTTCTTTTCTACGCGGATTGCGGGGTTGTCCCCGAACCGGACGAAAAGCAGCTTGCCGACATTGCGATCTCTACGGCCTCCTCCTTCAGAAAGCTTGTGGGAAAAGAGCCCCGGATAGCAATGCTTTCCTTTTCGACAAAAGGCAGCGGAAGAGCAAAGTCGGTGGACAAAGTGGCAGCGGCCACAAAACTTGCCCAGGAAAAAGAGCCCAGCCTTCAAATAGACGGTGAATTGCAGGCGGATGCGGCGTTGATCGTCTCTGTGGGCAAGAAAAAGGCACCCGAGAGCAAGATCGCGGGCAGAGCCAATGTTCTGATCTTTCCGGACCTGGGAGCGGGCAACATAGCCTATAAGCTTACCGAGCGCCTGGCCGGGGCAATGGCGCTGGGCCCGCTGTTCCAAGGCTGCGCCAAAGCTATAAACGATCTCTCAAGAGGCTGCAGCGTTGATGACATAGTCAATGTGGCGGCTATAACTGCCGTACAGGCGGACTGA
- a CDS encoding TldD/PmbA family protein, translating into MDLRRRAQKEIASSGLECELYISRSKSLRINIQDRKIESIESGHVTGCAARVIKDEKTGFSFSNSSDLKTLIEQAAASSAFMPRDPFSGFISPDAPLKEITLFDAAIENKTPEEKIRTALAAEDAAYRASPLITKTGSAAYVDSETEITIVSSKGINCSYKSNYCGVYVEAICEKDGQAEEGLGFSFAKNWAGLAPEHAGKEAGLEAVSFLKGKLIDSANLPAVMSPLVAAEFLEAVSGMISAESVQKGKSAFAGKLGKKIASPCISITDDALLTNGLNSAPFDGEGSPSKTNAVIIEGVLHTYLYDHYTASKDRVKTTSSASRPSFKSPPSIGTTNFYISRGKSSQSELLSKVTRGILITKVMAMHSVNPISGDFSVGASGFMIENGQRAFPVRGITMAGNLLELLHAIEEVGSDLTFSPFASNCGSPSLLISSLSIGGK; encoded by the coding sequence ATGGACCTCCGCCGCCGGGCGCAAAAGGAGATCGCCTCTTCGGGACTTGAGTGCGAGCTCTACATCAGCCGCAGCAAAAGTCTGCGCATTAATATCCAGGACAGAAAAATTGAATCTATAGAGAGTGGCCATGTAACAGGTTGCGCAGCCCGTGTTATTAAGGATGAGAAAACCGGTTTTTCTTTTTCTAATTCCAGCGATCTTAAGACGCTCATTGAACAAGCAGCAGCAAGCAGCGCCTTCATGCCTCGGGACCCATTTTCCGGATTTATAAGTCCGGACGCACCGCTTAAAGAGATAACGCTGTTCGATGCCGCGATCGAGAACAAGACGCCGGAAGAAAAAATAAGAACGGCGTTAGCGGCTGAAGACGCTGCATACAGGGCAAGCCCCCTTATAACCAAGACTGGTTCCGCAGCTTATGTTGACTCTGAAACGGAGATAACCATTGTTAGCTCCAAGGGGATCAACTGCAGTTATAAAAGCAACTACTGCGGTGTTTATGTAGAAGCCATCTGCGAAAAGGACGGTCAGGCGGAAGAAGGGCTTGGTTTCAGCTTTGCCAAGAACTGGGCCGGTCTTGCCCCGGAGCATGCAGGTAAAGAAGCCGGACTTGAGGCAGTAAGCTTTTTGAAAGGAAAACTGATAGATTCGGCAAATCTTCCTGCGGTAATGTCCCCTCTTGTGGCCGCAGAATTCCTTGAGGCGGTTTCCGGCATGATCTCTGCCGAGTCAGTGCAAAAAGGAAAATCCGCGTTCGCAGGAAAACTCGGCAAAAAGATCGCATCTCCCTGCATAAGCATAACGGATGACGCCCTGCTCACGAACGGCCTTAATTCTGCGCCTTTTGACGGAGAAGGAAGTCCATCCAAAACCAACGCGGTAATAATTGAGGGTGTTCTGCATACTTATCTCTATGATCATTACACCGCGTCCAAGGACAGAGTCAAAACAACTTCAAGCGCTTCCCGCCCCTCGTTCAAATCACCGCCCTCAATAGGCACCACCAACTTCTATATCAGCCGGGGAAAAAGCTCTCAAAGCGAGCTGCTGTCAAAGGTTACCAGAGGCATTCTCATCACAAAAGTGATGGCAATGCACTCGGTCAATCCCATAAGCGGGGATTTTTCGGTGGGAGCTTCCGGGTTCATGATAGAGAACGGACAAAGGGCCTTTCCCGTAAGGGGAATCACAATGGCCGGGAACCTGCTTGAATTGCTGCATGCCATAGAAGAGGTGGGCTCGGACCTGACCTTTTCCCCTTTTGCCTCCAACTGCGGCTCGCCCAGCTTGCTGATCTCATCTCTTTCCATCGGCGGAAAGTAA
- a CDS encoding 2-isopropylmalate synthase: MTKKILVFDTTLRDGEQAPGCSLNTAEKLEIARQLEKLGVDIIEAGFAIASPGDFDSVAKIAQNVHGPVICSLARTKKEDIKAAYESVKFAPRHRIHTFIGTSPIHMEKKLRMSPDEVFNQAVEMVRYAKSLVDDVEFSCEDAARSEPAFLYRIIEAAIEAGASTINIPDTTGYSIPSVFGELIAGIMKNVPNISKAVLSVHCHNDLGLGVANSLAAVQNGASQVECSMNGLGERAGNASLEEIVMAIKTRKDVFRAETSINTREIYRTSRLVSNLTGMIVQANKAIVGANAFSHEAGIHQAGVIRDRTTYEIIDPKDVGITESKLVLGKHSGRNAFVKKIRELGYEDLSESALEKAFQAFKALADKKKEISDKDIESLITDEIYVTPETYKLDLLKVTSGTRQKPTAEVTLIYKGKPIKGKGQGFGPVDAVYRVIDKLVKKPVKLVDYVIQAITGGTDALGEVSVRIQKGGNIYSGHGSDTDIIVASAKAYINALNKLTS; the protein is encoded by the coding sequence ATGACCAAAAAAATACTGGTATTCGATACCACCCTCCGCGACGGGGAGCAGGCTCCCGGCTGCAGCCTCAACACGGCCGAAAAGCTTGAGATAGCGCGCCAGCTCGAAAAACTCGGAGTTGACATCATTGAGGCGGGGTTTGCCATCGCGTCCCCCGGGGATTTTGATTCTGTGGCAAAGATAGCCCAGAATGTGCACGGCCCGGTGATCTGCTCTCTTGCCAGGACAAAGAAAGAGGATATCAAAGCGGCGTATGAGTCGGTAAAATTTGCACCCAGGCACAGGATACACACTTTTATCGGCACCTCCCCTATCCATATGGAAAAAAAGCTCCGCATGAGCCCTGACGAGGTCTTTAACCAGGCGGTCGAGATGGTAAGGTACGCAAAGAGCCTTGTGGATGATGTGGAGTTTTCCTGCGAGGACGCCGCCCGCTCAGAGCCGGCTTTCCTCTACCGGATAATTGAAGCCGCGATAGAAGCAGGGGCTTCCACGATCAACATACCCGACACCACAGGATATTCCATTCCCAGCGTGTTCGGCGAATTGATAGCCGGGATAATGAAGAATGTCCCGAACATATCGAAAGCCGTACTAAGCGTGCATTGCCACAACGATCTTGGTCTTGGCGTGGCAAATTCGCTTGCCGCTGTGCAGAACGGCGCATCTCAAGTGGAGTGCTCCATGAACGGGCTCGGAGAGCGCGCGGGCAATGCTTCGCTGGAAGAAATAGTGATGGCGATTAAAACTAGAAAAGATGTTTTTAGAGCGGAAACCTCTATCAACACAAGAGAGATCTACCGCACAAGCAGACTTGTGAGCAATCTTACGGGAATGATCGTCCAGGCCAACAAGGCCATTGTGGGCGCAAATGCGTTCTCGCACGAAGCGGGGATACATCAGGCAGGAGTAATAAGGGACCGAACCACTTATGAGATCATCGACCCTAAAGATGTCGGGATAACCGAAAGCAAACTCGTGCTCGGAAAGCATTCAGGCAGGAACGCCTTTGTAAAAAAGATCAGAGAATTGGGTTACGAAGACCTGAGCGAGAGCGCTCTAGAAAAAGCGTTCCAGGCCTTTAAAGCGCTGGCAGATAAGAAAAAGGAGATCTCGGACAAAGACATAGAGTCGCTCATAACCGACGAGATCTATGTGACACCGGAGACCTACAAGCTTGATCTGCTTAAGGTGACTTCCGGGACAAGGCAGAAACCGACAGCCGAAGTAACGCTAATATACAAAGGCAAGCCTATAAAAGGCAAAGGTCAGGGGTTTGGTCCGGTGGACGCTGTTTACAGAGTGATAGATAAACTCGTAAAGAAGCCGGTCAAGCTCGTGGATTATGTCATACAGGCTATTACCGGAGGAACGGACGCTCTTGGAGAGGTTTCTGTTAGGATACAAAAAGGCGGCAATATCTACTCGGGGCACGGATCCGACACCGATATCATCGTGGCTTCCGCAAAGGCCTATATCAACGCCCTCAACAAACTAACTTCCTGA
- a CDS encoding Lrp/AsnC ligand binding domain-containing protein — translation MTQAYILIEAAPGKAIDLVNTAKALPGVLQVHLVTGPYDVIAFAEAQDLKTLGDMIVKKIQATGCVSRTLTCITAD, via the coding sequence ATGACACAGGCTTATATACTTATCGAGGCGGCTCCCGGCAAAGCCATAGATCTTGTCAATACTGCCAAGGCGCTTCCTGGGGTCCTTCAGGTCCATCTGGTTACGGGCCCCTATGATGTAATAGCCTTTGCCGAAGCGCAGGACCTTAAGACACTTGGGGACATGATAGTCAAAAAAATACAGGCAACCGGCTGTGTTTCCAGAACGCTTACCTGTATAACCGCCGATTAG
- a CDS encoding DUF502 domain-containing protein, whose translation MMWSLASKYFFNGLFVLLPLFITIWLLAFLFSFMDGILGGIISVFFGRPLPGVGFLATLSLILLTGYFADYILGEKILRLFEAFICKVPIVKSIYSSAKQVNEALFQSKGSKGLNKACLVEYPRKGIYSVGFITAQGPEEAQSKTGGQKLLCIFIPNTPTPATGFLIMVPESEVIPLDMKTDEAFKLIVSAGVLKPKGA comes from the coding sequence ATGATGTGGTCGCTTGCAAGCAAATATTTTTTTAACGGCCTCTTTGTTCTTCTTCCTTTGTTCATCACTATCTGGCTGCTTGCCTTTCTGTTTTCCTTCATGGACGGGATACTAGGAGGCATCATATCGGTTTTTTTCGGACGGCCGCTTCCCGGCGTAGGATTTCTGGCCACTTTGTCCCTGATACTTTTAACCGGCTATTTTGCGGATTATATACTTGGAGAAAAAATACTGCGGCTGTTTGAAGCCTTTATCTGCAAAGTCCCCATAGTAAAAAGCATCTATTCTTCCGCCAAACAGGTAAATGAAGCCCTGTTCCAGTCAAAAGGCTCAAAGGGGCTTAATAAGGCCTGTCTGGTGGAATATCCCAGAAAAGGCATATATTCGGTCGGCTTCATCACCGCTCAGGGCCCCGAAGAAGCACAGTCAAAGACCGGGGGACAGAAACTCCTCTGCATATTTATCCCCAATACCCCGACCCCGGCTACGGGTTTTTTAATAATGGTCCCGGAATCAGAAGTTATCCCTCTTGACATGAAGACCGATGAAGCCTTCAAGCTGATCGTTTCCGCCGGGGTACTTAAACCAAAGGGGGCTTAG
- a CDS encoding cation:proton antiporter yields MHAEIAELLLSLFVIIITAKLFGELAQRLGQSPVVGELLGGIIIGASVLGLVRETEILHDLAQLGAILLLFEVGVSSNLFDFLKVGIWAFLVAAAGVVLPFALGYLVCQFLGLDSIHSIFVGATLTATSVGITARVFSDLNRCHTKEAKIVLGAAVIDDVIGLVILAAVTKLVISGTVSLINIEYITAAAVLFLASSLAIGALLAPHLIRLLKTMQVRGMLIAVSFSFCMLLSFFADRIGLAPIVGAFAAGLILSVTESKTHLEEQLKPVSDIFVPIFFVLMGSLVNIRLFNPFVAANQPVLAIAAALLMVAVAGKILSGYTVFQKGINKLVIGAGMVPRGEVGLIFAGIGLTKGIINAQLFSSLVIVVMATTFITPFLLKGLLKKSPAP; encoded by the coding sequence ATGCACGCCGAGATCGCGGAACTCCTGTTATCTCTTTTTGTAATAATCATCACCGCCAAGCTTTTTGGGGAGCTTGCCCAGAGGTTGGGCCAGAGCCCTGTAGTCGGGGAACTTCTTGGCGGCATAATCATCGGGGCAAGCGTGCTGGGACTGGTAAGGGAAACAGAAATCCTCCACGACCTTGCACAACTGGGCGCGATCCTCCTTCTCTTTGAAGTGGGAGTATCATCCAATCTCTTTGATTTTCTAAAAGTCGGGATCTGGGCTTTCCTGGTGGCTGCTGCAGGCGTAGTTCTGCCCTTTGCTCTCGGTTATCTGGTCTGCCAGTTCCTGGGTCTTGACAGTATTCATTCCATCTTTGTCGGTGCCACCCTTACAGCCACTTCGGTAGGGATAACGGCAAGGGTTTTTTCCGACCTTAACAGATGCCATACCAAGGAAGCAAAAATAGTCCTCGGCGCGGCTGTTATCGACGATGTGATCGGCCTTGTCATTCTTGCGGCGGTGACAAAACTTGTCATTTCCGGAACTGTATCCCTTATCAATATTGAATATATTACAGCAGCTGCCGTTCTGTTCCTGGCCTCAAGTCTTGCCATAGGAGCGCTGCTTGCCCCGCACCTTATCAGGCTGCTTAAAACAATGCAGGTCAGAGGGATGCTGATAGCGGTCTCCTTTTCTTTCTGCATGCTGCTTTCGTTTTTTGCAGATAGGATAGGCCTGGCTCCCATCGTGGGGGCCTTTGCCGCAGGACTTATTTTGTCGGTAACAGAAAGCAAGACCCATCTGGAGGAACAATTAAAACCCGTTTCGGATATTTTTGTCCCCATCTTTTTTGTCCTCATGGGTTCCCTGGTGAATATAAGGCTGTTCAATCCGTTCGTTGCAGCCAATCAACCGGTCCTTGCCATAGCAGCAGCGCTTCTAATGGTTGCGGTTGCAGGTAAGATCCTTTCAGGTTATACGGTCTTTCAAAAGGGGATCAACAAACTGGTCATAGGCGCAGGAATGGTGCCTAGAGGGGAAGTGGGGCTGATCTTTGCCGGCATAGGGCTTACGAAAGGGATAATCAACGCTCAGCTGTTCTCTTCTCTCGTTATAGTGGTAATGGCCACCACATTCATAACTCCTTTCCTGCTCAAGGGCCTTTTAAAGAAGTCCCCTGCTCCCTGA
- the amrS gene encoding AmmeMemoRadiSam system radical SAM enzyme — MKEALFYNKLDNLQVECILCPHNCLIADGKAGRCGTRLNTSGSLMTLVYGQVSCEAVDPIEKKPLFHFYPGSLVYSLGTLGCNMRCSHCQNWQISRARIGDEETVRTTTYLSPQDAVKNALNSDCEGIAFTYNEPTVWFEYTLDVSKLAKENGLYTAYVTNGYINSEPLDLIAPYLDAYRVDIKGFDDEFYREVAGVPSIKPVLESAVRAKKKWDMHVEAVTNIIPGKNDAPQQLHALARWIAKELGKDTPWHITRFMPCLELSSLSSTPEYALKAAQEIGFQEGLQYVYIGNVPFHPGANTYCPSCGEMIIERGAHSLIRYELLSGCCKFCRRPVTVREQGTSLKGP, encoded by the coding sequence ATGAAAGAAGCCCTATTTTATAATAAACTTGACAACTTGCAGGTTGAGTGTATCCTGTGTCCGCACAATTGCCTGATCGCGGATGGAAAGGCCGGACGCTGCGGCACAAGGCTTAACACCTCCGGCTCTTTGATGACCCTTGTCTACGGACAGGTGTCCTGCGAGGCCGTAGACCCTATAGAAAAGAAGCCGCTTTTTCATTTTTATCCTGGAAGCCTTGTCTATTCCCTCGGGACCCTGGGCTGCAACATGAGATGCTCTCACTGCCAGAACTGGCAGATATCACGAGCCAGGATCGGCGATGAAGAAACTGTGCGGACGACCACATATCTTTCTCCGCAGGACGCTGTAAAGAACGCTCTCAACAGCGACTGCGAAGGGATAGCTTTTACTTATAACGAGCCGACCGTCTGGTTCGAATATACGCTTGATGTTTCAAAACTCGCAAAGGAGAACGGCCTTTATACCGCTTATGTGACCAACGGATACATTAACTCCGAGCCTCTTGACCTGATCGCTCCTTATCTTGACGCCTACAGAGTGGATATCAAAGGGTTCGATGACGAATTCTACAGAGAGGTTGCCGGGGTCCCGTCGATCAAGCCGGTCCTTGAAAGCGCTGTGCGCGCGAAAAAAAAATGGGATATGCATGTTGAAGCGGTGACCAACATCATACCTGGAAAGAATGACGCCCCACAACAGCTGCATGCTCTGGCAAGATGGATAGCCAAAGAACTCGGGAAAGACACACCGTGGCATATTACAAGGTTCATGCCTTGCTTAGAGCTTTCGAGTCTTTCCTCAACGCCGGAATACGCTCTGAAAGCCGCCCAGGAGATCGGTTTTCAGGAAGGCCTGCAGTATGTTTACATTGGCAATGTGCCCTTTCACCCCGGGGCAAATACTTATTGTCCTTCCTGCGGCGAGATGATAATAGAGCGCGGGGCGCACAGCCTTATCAGATACGAGCTGCTTAGCGGCTGCTGCAAGTTTTGCAGAAGGCCTGTTACGGTCAGGGAGCAGGGGACTTCTTTAAAAGGCCCTTGA
- the gcvPB gene encoding aminomethyl-transferring glycine dehydrogenase subunit GcvPB, translating into MNNSSLPEKFRRKATPGIDRMSEVELVRHFTLLSRKNFGVDNGFYPLGSCTMKYNPKINEDMAALEGFTQLHPLESEDSVQGMLRLLHELESYLCSIFGFDAFCLSPLAGAHGELTALFVAKAYFESLGQIQRKKVIIPDSAHGTNPASCATSGFEVLSVKSDADGGIDLADLEKLLDDNVAVLMLTNPNTLGLFDRNICSIAELLHSKGALFYMDGANANALLGKVLPSELGFDMCHINLHKTFSTPHGGGGPGAGPIGVIKKLEPFLPGSRIEKQGDRFRMCPPGKSSIGSVSTFYGNVGVMIKAYSYIRSLGAKGLREVSENAVLNANYMKERLKEHYYLPYDRACQHEFVISAKWQKEKCGVRALDIAKRLLDFGFHPPTIYFPLIVEEAMMIEPTETESRKTLDSFIDAMIKIAQECKEDPELVRTAPHKTSIGRLNEVKAAKDLDLCQK; encoded by the coding sequence ATGAACAACAGCAGTCTTCCGGAAAAGTTCCGCAGAAAGGCAACTCCCGGTATCGACAGGATGAGCGAGGTGGAGCTGGTGCGGCATTTTACCCTTCTCAGCAGAAAGAACTTTGGCGTCGATAACGGCTTTTATCCTCTCGGCTCATGCACCATGAAGTACAATCCCAAGATCAACGAGGACATGGCTGCCCTGGAAGGCTTTACCCAATTGCATCCGCTGGAGAGCGAGGACTCTGTCCAGGGAATGTTGAGGCTGCTCCACGAGCTTGAAAGCTATCTCTGCTCCATCTTTGGCTTTGACGCTTTTTGTCTTAGTCCTCTTGCCGGGGCGCACGGCGAACTTACCGCTCTTTTTGTGGCCAAGGCCTATTTTGAGTCGCTTGGCCAGATACAGCGCAAAAAGGTCATTATCCCGGACTCGGCGCACGGGACCAATCCCGCCAGCTGCGCTACTTCCGGCTTTGAAGTGCTTTCTGTCAAATCGGATGCGGACGGCGGGATAGATCTGGCTGATCTTGAGAAGCTGCTTGACGATAATGTTGCCGTGCTTATGCTGACAAATCCCAATACCCTGGGATTGTTCGACCGCAATATTTGCAGTATAGCAGAGCTGCTTCACTCAAAAGGCGCGCTTTTCTATATGGATGGGGCCAATGCCAATGCGCTGCTCGGCAAGGTTCTTCCCAGCGAGCTCGGGTTTGACATGTGCCATATCAATCTGCACAAGACCTTTTCCACTCCGCACGGCGGCGGCGGTCCCGGCGCCGGCCCGATCGGCGTAATAAAAAAACTTGAACCGTTCCTGCCGGGCAGCAGGATAGAAAAGCAGGGGGACAGGTTCAGGATGTGCCCTCCGGGTAAAAGCTCTATAGGAAGTGTTTCAACTTTTTACGGCAATGTCGGCGTGATGATAAAAGCGTATTCTTACATCAGAAGCCTGGGGGCAAAAGGTTTGAGGGAAGTCTCCGAGAACGCGGTGTTGAACGCAAATTACATGAAGGAAAGATTGAAAGAGCATTATTATCTTCCTTATGATAGGGCCTGCCAACATGAGTTCGTAATATCTGCGAAATGGCAGAAAGAAAAATGCGGGGTGAGGGCCCTTGATATCGCCAAACGGCTGCTTGACTTCGGGTTCCATCCACCGACCATCTATTTTCCTCTAATTGTCGAGGAGGCCATGATGATAGAGCCGACCGAGACGGAAAGCAGAAAAACCCTTGACTCCTTTATCGATGCGATGATAAAGATCGCTCAGGAATGTAAAGAGGACCCCGAGCTGGTAAGAACGGCTCCGCATAAAACCTCCATTGGCCGCCTCAACGAGGTCAAAGCGGCCAAAGACCTTGACCTGTGTCAAAAATAG